DNA from Anaerolineales bacterium:
GGCCGTCCATCACTTCGCTGGCGGCTGTGGCGATGGCTTTGGCTTTGTCGCCATCCAGCAGGCCGAGGCCGCTATTGACGTCGGCGGCGGCGCGCTTGATGGCGGCCATGGACCAGACGAAGGCGCGCCAGGGTTTGAGCCCGGACACGGGGAAGTTTTCGACGGCACGTTGGGTTTGCGCACCATACAAGGCCCCGGCAGGCACTTTTACTTCGCCGAGGGAATCATGTTCAATACGTACGTCTTGGCTCATACTGTCCTTTTGAGGTAGGTAGTGGTGTTTGTCTATGGCTTGCGGCCACAGGGGATTGTATTTTAGTCGATTGAAAAGTTTTAATCATCATCATGGCTGCGGGGGCGGGCAGGGTTAATAGTTCAAGCGGCTTGACGGGCTGGCGGGTGAGGCAACTGCGTGGCATGCGCTGGTTATAACGCGGGGGCTGTGCGAGGGGTGCGGTTGGCGGCGGGTGTCAAGGGAACGGTGGGTGTGCCGCCGGTTTGCTGCGATGCGCGTTGGGGATGAGGAGGATGGCCTAAGGATTCCGTGGCTGCGTTCGGGACAGATTGCTTCGTGCGCAGCTCCTGCGGAGCATGCTCCTCGCAATGACAAGATGAGGATGGATAGGCTTTGCTTTGGCCTAAAGGATTCCTCGCAATGACAAGGGCGCGATAGCTAGACTTTGCTTGGCCTAAAGGATTCCTCGGCTGGAAGGCATTATTGCTTTGTGGATTTCAGTACACCGCCTCGGAATGACGGGCGGAATATGCGCAGCTCCTGCGGAGAGTGCGAGTTGCAATGACAAGGTGCCCTCACCCGTTCACTACGTTCGCTCCCATAGCGGGCTGGTTGCCGTGATAGGTATACAAAAAGAGCCCGCCGAATGGCGGGCTCTTGGTGAGGCTTGGTGAGGATTACTTGCCGTGCTGCTGCCAGCCGTCCCAGTAGCCTGGGCCGCTGCCGAAGTAATCGTAGTTGAACTGAATGTCATCGCGGAGGTTAACCGTTTCACCGGCGGTCAGGGTCTTGACCGTATCGATGGCTACGGCGTGTCCGTGGTGATTGCTGCCTTCGTAGTGCTCAGCAAAGCCAGGGGTGCCGGCGGGCTTGGACTGCTTCTGATCGGCCTTGGCCTCGTAGGAGTCAGGCACTTCATCTTCGGTGAAGATAGCTTCGAAGGGGCACTCCGGGATGCAGGCGCCACAATCGATGCAGGTGTTGGGATCAATGTAGTAGAGCGGGTATTGATCCTGAGGCATACCGGGAACAATACACTCGACTGGGCAAACTTCTACGCAACCGCCGTCACGCAGGCATAAACTGGTGATGATGTGGGTCATTTAGTGAACCTCCGTTGAGCGTATTTTACACCCAGGTTGCTATTTTTGCTAGCCCCGATTTAGCGAAACACCACGGGCCAGCGAAGATTCGCTGGCCCGGGCTTGCCTGCTTGTGGGGACTGCGCAGGCTAGGCCGCGAAGCGCTTGGCGACCTCATCCCAATTGACTACGTTCCACCAGGCGCCGACGTAATCGGGGCGGCGGTTCTGGTAGTTGAGGTAGTAGGCGTGCTCCCAAACATCCACGCCCAGGATGGCGGTCTTGCCGTTGGAGATGGGGTTATCCTGATTCGGGGTGGCCACGATGGCAACGCCATCGCCTTCTTTTACCAGCCAGGCCCAGCCGGAGCCGAACTGGCCACCGGCGGCAGCGACGAACTTCTGCTTGAAGGTGTCGAAATCGCCGAAGGCCTTGTTGATCGCATCGGCCAATGCACCGCTGGGGGCGCCGCCGCCATTGGGCGACATGACCTGCCAGAACAGGCTGTGGTTGAAGTGACCGCCGCCATTGTTGCGCACGGCGGTGCGGATGTCTTCGGGGATGGCGTTGAGATCCTTCAACAGGTCCTCAATGGATTTGTCGGCCAGCTCGGGGTGCTTTTCGATGGCGGCGTTGAGGTTGTTCACATAGGCCTGATGGTGCTTG
Protein-coding regions in this window:
- a CDS encoding ferredoxin family protein, with protein sequence MTHIITSLCLRDGGCVEVCPVECIVPGMPQDQYPLYYIDPNTCIDCGACIPECPFEAIFTEDEVPDSYEAKADQKQSKPAGTPGFAEHYEGSNHHGHAVAIDTVKTLTAGETVNLRDDIQFNYDYFGSGPGYWDGWQQHGK
- a CDS encoding superoxide dismutase, which encodes MAFTLPALPYEFNALEPHIDARTMEIHHGKHHQAYVNNLNAAIEKHPELADKSIEDLLKDLNAIPEDIRTAVRNNGGGHFNHSLFWQVMSPNGGGAPSGALADAINKAFGDFDTFKQKFVAAAGGQFGSGWAWLVKEGDGVAIVATPNQDNPISNGKTAILGVDVWEHAYYLNYQNRRPDYVGAWWNVVNWDEVAKRFAA